The following are from one region of the Salvia hispanica cultivar TCC Black 2014 chromosome 1, UniMelb_Shisp_WGS_1.0, whole genome shotgun sequence genome:
- the LOC125214859 gene encoding uncharacterized protein LOC125214859 isoform X1, producing the protein MGASESSLTSSRLSEDGITTVSERAEGVDPILERLKSLKITTPILASAPAESTLTDILVRKPFSPSTSGTLDPNVLLELFTIYRDWQEEKAQKITKRQEEIENKIEVADALAVKLLQRFNYSVSAMKTTSNHLSEVHSLQVELGDLKGRLTEVISNCDALCKRIASEGPESLQSSVRPLAAVTTDQKTISMLAASLSENQSPQQEKQYSWSSIIGYSRMKQHTDGEV; encoded by the exons ATGGGCGCATCAGAATCATCTCTCACGAGCTCCAGA CTTTCGGAGGATGGAATTACCACTGTTTCAGAGCGCGCGGAGGGCGTAGACCCCATTTTAGAGAGGCTTAAATCCCTCAAAATC ACGACTCCGATACTGGCATCAGCCCCAGCGGAAAGTACCTTAACCGATATCCTTGTGCGGAAGCCATTTTCTCCTTCTACTTCTG GTACTTTGGATCCTAATGTGCTTCTGGAGCTTTTCACAATCTATCGTGATTGGCAGGAGGAGAAGGCACAAAAGATAACTAAAAGACAG gaagagattgaaaataaaatagaagttGCAGATGCTCTGGCTGTGAAGCTTCTCCAACGTTTCAATTACTCAGTCTCAGCAATGAAGACCACATCTAATCATCTATCAGAAG TCCATTCATTGCAAGTTGAACTTGGAGACTTAAAAGGAAGATTAACCGAAGTCATTAGCAATTGCGATGCATTATGCAAGAGAATAGCTAGCGAGGGTCCAGAATCACTGCAATCTTCGGTAAGGCCATTAGCAGCAGTCACCACCGACCAAAAGACCATCTCCATGTTAGCAGCATCTTTGTCGGAGAATCAGTCTCCACAGCAGGAGAAACAATA TTCATGGAGCTCGATTATTGGTTATTCAAGAATGAAACAACATACCGACGGCGAAGTGTGA
- the LOC125214859 gene encoding uncharacterized protein LOC125214859 isoform X2 yields MGASESSLTSSRLSEDGITTVSERAEGVDPILERLKSLKITTPILASAPAESTLTDILVRKPFSPSTSGTLDPNVLLELFTIYRDWQEEKAQKITKRQEEIENKIEVADALAVKLLQRFNYSVSAMKTTSNHLSEVHSLQVELGDLKGRLTEVISNCDALCKRIASEGPESLQSSVRPLAAVTTDQKTISMLAASLSENQSPQQEKQ; encoded by the exons ATGGGCGCATCAGAATCATCTCTCACGAGCTCCAGA CTTTCGGAGGATGGAATTACCACTGTTTCAGAGCGCGCGGAGGGCGTAGACCCCATTTTAGAGAGGCTTAAATCCCTCAAAATC ACGACTCCGATACTGGCATCAGCCCCAGCGGAAAGTACCTTAACCGATATCCTTGTGCGGAAGCCATTTTCTCCTTCTACTTCTG GTACTTTGGATCCTAATGTGCTTCTGGAGCTTTTCACAATCTATCGTGATTGGCAGGAGGAGAAGGCACAAAAGATAACTAAAAGACAG gaagagattgaaaataaaatagaagttGCAGATGCTCTGGCTGTGAAGCTTCTCCAACGTTTCAATTACTCAGTCTCAGCAATGAAGACCACATCTAATCATCTATCAGAAG TCCATTCATTGCAAGTTGAACTTGGAGACTTAAAAGGAAGATTAACCGAAGTCATTAGCAATTGCGATGCATTATGCAAGAGAATAGCTAGCGAGGGTCCAGAATCACTGCAATCTTCGGTAAGGCCATTAGCAGCAGTCACCACCGACCAAAAGACCATCTCCATGTTAGCAGCATCTTTGTCGGAGAATCAGTCTCCACAGCAGGAGAAACAATA A